The following proteins come from a genomic window of Lytechinus pictus isolate F3 Inbred chromosome 1, Lp3.0, whole genome shotgun sequence:
- the LOC129261878 gene encoding leucine-rich repeat and death domain-containing protein 1-like, which yields MDLETIEEIDDAALSEFGKETEEREELEKESEDLKTEVPDDVDEKTDGDSSEKREDENANEIILTSGEETRPVNTVVDSDMQTCTLDEAHEVIQEISNEENVAPAPLDVSSLVYRDTHGKFCLDLSEEDISVIPSDTFELDFLNYFAVTCLPLYKIPSGLSYLRQLDALILRECSLAEFPKSICALPLLENLDLSGNEILEIPTEIRMLSSLRQIDLSDNQLTVLPDEFCHLRELICVFLSQNKLTSLPTNISHLRNIQVFEMNNNMLKWLPKQVCLLDQLVKLSLCGNYLQTLPADIEYLFNLQELHLEQNSFFYLPIQIYWLPELEELYLSQNHIQEISPEIQKLTKLKVLDLSNNELSTVPQEICLLLNLVFLGLSSNRLTSLPDNMNRLYKLVEFLVGNNELTEIPDDISLLSELQVLDLSNNHIPDLPVEIASLKQVYVLSLQGNQISKFPPGACLLSQCQELTFDRNLLSRLPSEVKHMKSLQSVTITNNRLEQFPKELCEVRTLQFLNLSQNRISSVPASVRRLQNLEKLILDHNTFPAITPEMCTLKNLVSLSMSDNQIKEICEEVSMYQRLEALDLSNNKFPVFPPEIWTIPRLRILHFIQEKGVKASFLQPAIYNCSELEEIYVQNNCLTMIPNTIRALSKLRVFCASDNCLMDIPDVFCELKNLEVLELERNEIKSLPINFEMLTKLRVLGLDANPLAHPPSEVCEGGAMDPITSFIRRADEREEALLHKMFTCVAANLREREAHDLMRVFHFPKDVMTLIEKQHRGSPPDALTMSVVRRWREEKGRAASPDELIRYVGLIDMPVVTNKLKTMRVDSQVHRL from the exons ATGGATTTGGAAACGATTGAAGAGATTGACGATGCTGCCCTTTCTGAGTTTGGTAAGGAGacagaagagagggaagaactTGAAAAAGAGTCTGAAGACCTGAAGACAGAAGTGCCAGATGACGTCGATGAGAAAACGGATGGAGATTCCTCGGAGAAAAGAGAGGATGAGAAcgcaaatgaaataattttgactTCTGGTGAAGAAACTCGTCCGGTGAATACAGTTGTGGATTCAGATATGCAGACATGTACTCTTGACGAAGCACATGAAGTTATTCAAGAAATCTCAAATGAGGAAAATGTTGCCCCTGCACCATTGGATGTAAGTTCATTGGTATACAGGGATACTCATGGCAAGTTTTGTTTGGATCTATCAGAAGAGGACATCAGCGTGATACCCTCAGACACCTTTGAGCTAGATTTCTTAAATTACTTTGCAGTGACATGTTTACCTCTGTACAAGATCCCATCTGGTCTCAGTTACCTTCGGCAGCTTGATGCCTTGATACTGCGAGAGTGTTCTTTAGCAGAGTTCCCAAAGAGTATATGTGCATTGCCGCTCCTGGAAAACTTAGACTTGAGCGGAAATGAAATCCTGGAGATTCCGACGGAAATAAGAATGCTATCCTCGTTGCGACAGATTGACCTATCAGACAATCAACTTACCGTCTTACCCGATGAATTCTGCCACCTGCGTGAACTCATCTGCGTCTTTCTCTCCCAGAACAAATTGACCAGCCTGCCCACCAACATCTCGCATCTTCGCAACATCCAGGTCTTTGAGATGAACAATAACATGTTGAAATGGTTACCGAAACAAGTCTGTCTCTTGGATCAACTTGTGAAGCTCAGTCTTTGTGGGAACTACCTTCAGACGTTGCCTGCGGACATCGAGTACCTCTTTAATCTCCAGGAGTTGCATCTCGAACAGAACAGCTTCTTCTACCTCCCCATCCAAATATACTGGCTTCCGGAGCTGGAGGAACTGTACCTGAGTCAGAATCATATCCAGGAGATATCTCCAGAGATTCAGAAGCTCACTAAGCTTAAGGTCTTAGATCTGAGTAACAATGAGCTAAGTACAGTCCCACAAGAGATATGTCTTCTCCTAAACTTAGTATTTCTTGGTCTCAGCTCCAACAGGCTAACATCTCTCCCAGACAACATGAATAGACTTTACAAGTTGGTGGAATTCTTAGTAG gaaataacGAGCTGACAGAAATTCCCGATGACATCTCTCTCCTGTCCGAGCTTCAAGTCCTTGATCTGTCCAATAACCATATACCGGATCTACCTGTTGAGATTGCAAGTCTAAAGCAG GTATATGTGCTATCGCTGCAAGGAAACCAGATATCTAAGTTCCCACCTGGTGCCTGCCTTCTTAGCCAATGTCAAGAGTTGACATTTGACAGGAACTTACTTAGTAGACTACCCAGTGAGGTCAAGCACATGAAATCATTACAGAGTGTTACAATCACCAACAATAG ACTTGAACAGTTTCCTAAGGAGTTGTGTGAAGTAAGGACGCTTCAATTCTTGAATCTGAGTCAGAACCGCATCAGTTCCGTACCAGCCTCTGTGCGCCGTCTCCAGAATCTTGAGAAGTTAATCCTCGACCACAACACCTTCCCAGCGATTACTCCGGAAATGTGCACACTCAAGAACTTGGTATCCCTCAGCATGTCGGACAACCAGATAAAAGAGATCTGTGAGGAGGTCAGTATGTACCAACGGTTAGAGGCCCTAGACCTTTCCAACAACAAGTTCCCGGTATTTCCTCCGGAGATCTGGACCATCCCACGGCTCAGGATCCTACACTTCATCCAGGAAAAGGGTGTCAAGGCTTCATTCCTGCAGCCTGCTATCTACAACTGCTCCGAACTCGAGGAGATCTACGTCCAGAACAACTGCCTGACCATGATCCCAAACACCATCAGAGCCCTATCCAAGCTCAGGGTATTCTGTGCTTCCGACAACTGCCTCATGGACATCCCGGATGTCTTTTGTGAGCTGAAGAACCTGGAGGTCCTGGAGCTTGAAAGGAATGAGATCAAGTCTCTGCCAATAAACTTTGAGATGTTGACCAAGCTACGGGTGTTAGGACTTGATGCCAATCCATTGGCACACCCTCCAAGTGAGGTTTGTGAAGGAGGAGCCATGGACCCAATCACCAGctttatcaggagagcagatGAAAGAGAGG AGGCCTTGCTTCACAAAATGTTCACGTGCGTAGCGGCAAACCTGAGAGAGCGGGAGGCGCATGACCTGATGCGCGTCTTTCACTTCCCGAAGGATGTCATGACCCTGATAGAGAAACAGCATCGAGGATCCCCTCCGGATGCCCTGACCATGTCCGTCGTCAGACGGTGGCGGGAGGAGAAGGGACGTGCTGCGTCTCCCGATGAGCTGATACGCTATGTCGGGTTGATAGACATGCCAGTGGTGACAAACAAACTGAAGACAATGCGTGTGGACTCCCAGGTTCATAGGCTATGA
- the LOC135154677 gene encoding uncharacterized protein LOC135154677 yields MSLYIYKSLMMDSSKISNKTGSCVRWRTTRICFGIILQIGVSQICLANAQTTTNSTTDITSNLPSITDISMAPSTSTNTTYSSTSSNTTTTTTRSMPYYEVLAIASVMSSVFGITIMITICIWIFQYVRSRNRDYNVSWSPPPINVHLHGLETHALTRTPSHYRSHRTMSECDQCQPSAEDKSLKSGVHMYNVIDNREGGLTNGDTSGISTVDGKRSEDNRSTEISGKMSDPFPMIPNPLYRTTSCVMEKRGPMPLPSDVDGSTGKGGRKESRLHRSVHGAGISELSEANSRRSRDRKPRGSSDQQPDSSIQSVRSKSCDPLRYIDHPPNKEWCHLDSLDDLDNLGRGTTLSDDVFGAPDYSLLDNQSARSRSHSLFHLPQNPSRQCPASSVPRRRGNSGTSRTQLGLGDVTPASERYEMIVNPLVKPPPCILGDELEITRVSETGKADGYLKPSSQDETKLFQHVVVDDEGYQTFTDAGGTQSQESPEIREYTDLK; encoded by the exons ATGTCGTTGTACATATACAAAAGTTTAATGATGGATAGTTCTAAAATCTCTAACAAGACAGGCTCGTGTGTCAGGTGGCGGACTACAAGAATTTGTTTTGGAATCATCCTACAAATTGGAGTTTCTCAAATCTGCCTAGCAAATGCTCAAA CTACAACAAACTCAACTACGGATATCACAAGCAATCTTCCAT ctATAACGGATATATCCATGGCCCCGTCAACAAGTACAA ACACAACATATTCATCCACCTCGTCAAATACAACTACAA CGACTACAAGATCGATGCCATATTACGAGGTACTGGCGATAGCATCTGTGATGTCATCAGTATTCGGCATAACCATCATGATTACAATCTGCATATGGATATTCCAGTATGTACGCTCAAG GAACAGAGATTACAATGTGTCTTGGTCACCGCCGCCCATCAACGTTCATCTTCACGGATTGGAGACCCATGCTCTGACTAGGACACCTAGTCACTACAGATCGCATCGAACAATGTCAGAATGTGATCAATGTCAGCCTTCTGCAGAAGACAAGTCCTTGAAGAGTGGCGTCCATATGTACAATGTCATCGATAACCGAGAGGGGGGCTTGACAAATGGCGACACCTCAGGGATTTCCACAGTAGATGGCAAGAGATCGGAGGACAATAGATCGACTGAGATTTCTGGAAAGATGTCCGACCCATTCCCTATGATCCCGAACCCTTTGTACAGGACAACATCCTGTGTGATGGAGAAACGGGGTCCAATGCCATTGCCATCGGATGTAGATGGCAGTACAGGTAAAGGTGGGAGGAAGGAGAGTAGGTTGCATCGTTCAGTTCATGGAGCTGGCATATCCGAATTGTCAGAGGCAAATTCCAGACGGTCACGTGATCGGAAACCCCGCGGTTCGTCTGATCAACAACCGGACTCGTCCATTCAGTCGGTCCGATCAAAGTCATGTGATCCTCTCCGATACATTGACCATCCTCCGAATAAAGAATGGTGTCACCTTGATAGCCTTGATGACCTTGATAATCTAGGACGGGGCACAACGCTATCAGATGATGTCTTTGGTGCGCCCGATTACTCCTTGCTCGACAATCAATCGGCTCGATCAAGGTCTCACAGCCTTTTCCATCTACCTCAGAACCCGAGTCGTCAGTGTCCGGCGTCTTCGGTTCCTCGTCGCAGAGGTAATTCCGGGACATCCCGAACCCAATTAGGACTTGGTGATGTAACACCTGCGTCAGAGCGGTACGAGATGATCGTCAATCCGTTGGTCAAACCGCCACCTTGCATTCTAGGTGATGAACTTGAGATAACACGTGTCTCTGAAACAGGGAAAGCAGACGGATACCTAAAGCCCAGCAGCCAGGATGAAACTAAGCTCTTCCAGCATGTCGTTGTTGATGATGAGGGTTACCAAACCTTCACGGATGCCGGTGGTACACAGAGTCAGGAATCTCCAGAAATCAGAGAATACACCGATTTGAAATGA